Proteins from a genomic interval of Rosa chinensis cultivar Old Blush chromosome 2, RchiOBHm-V2, whole genome shotgun sequence:
- the LOC121048837 gene encoding fasciclin-like arabinogalactan protein 21: MEKPQGSCLPTLYRKKSLAVTRIDRKNRTVQINRVWVSHPNLFLEGSISIHGVLGPFAAVDPEYDVIHAPVCDSNSSVVSGSGGLKKNKKKSNVEWGRIIRLLSSKGFVLFAIGLHSVLDGILEDERNVSSVTIFVPPRYIK; the protein is encoded by the exons ATGGAGAAGCCTCAAGGTTCTTGCTTGCCGACTCTGTACCGGAAAAAGAGCCTCGCGGTCACGAGAATTGATCGGAAGAATCGGACGGTCCAGATCAACCGGGTTTGGGTCTCGCACCCGAACCTGTTTCTAGAAGGATCCATTTCGATTCACGGCGTTCTTGGCCCGTTCGCGGCCGTGGATCCCGAATATGACGTCATTCACGCGCCTGTGTGCGACTCCAATTCCAGCGTCGTTTCTGGTTCTGGTGgattgaagaagaacaagaagaagagcaaTGTGGAATGGGGTCGGATTATTAGGTTGCTGAGCTCAAAGGGTTTTGTGCTGTTTGCAATTGGGCTGCATTCTGTTCTTGATGGGATTCTTGAAGATGAGAGAAATGTGAGCTCTGTGACGATTTTTGTGCCACCAAGAT ATATCAAATGA
- the LOC112185035 gene encoding fasciclin-like arabinogalactan protein 21, which produces MQKVLMSSSIRSYTRLELGAHHHPRALLEKIVRFHIVPQRLTHKELSALPARTLLGTMVHGDQPLEVTGFMSFMPELVINGVRIVAPDIYSSNNLVVHGISRAFEVNDLPSTQ; this is translated from the exons ATGCAG AAAGTGTTGATGTCTAGTTCAATAAGGTCTTACACAAGATTGGAGCTTGGAGCTCATCATCATCCTCGGGCTTTGCTTGAGAAGATTGTGAGGTTTCACATTGTGCCTCAGAGGCTTACACACAAGGAGCTTTCGGCATTGCCTGCGAGGACTCTGCTCGGGACTATGGTTCATGGTGATCAGCCTTTGGAAGTCACTGGGTTTATGAGTTTCATGCCGGAATTGGTCATCAATGGAGTGAGGATTGTGGCGCCCGACATCTATTCTTCGAACAACTTGGTCGTCCATGGGATTTCCCGAGCTTTCGAGGTGAATGATCTGCCTAGTACCCAATAA